In Streptomyces chartreusis NRRL 3882, the following are encoded in one genomic region:
- a CDS encoding DUF742 domain-containing protein, with protein sequence MAAAGDGPWLDDAAGRLVRPFTVSNGRTRPTVALDLMSQVMATGATPLGYLGPEHAQALERCSVPVAVAEVAAHLKLPVAVTKVLLADLVDCGALTTKPPAFHHNPTDRALLEAVLDGLRRQL encoded by the coding sequence GTGGCGGCGGCCGGTGACGGGCCCTGGCTCGACGACGCGGCCGGGCGGCTGGTGCGCCCGTTCACGGTCAGCAACGGCCGTACCCGTCCCACCGTCGCGCTCGACCTGATGTCGCAGGTGATGGCCACCGGGGCGACCCCCCTCGGCTACCTCGGCCCCGAGCACGCGCAGGCACTAGAGCGGTGCAGTGTGCCCGTCGCCGTCGCGGAGGTCGCCGCCCATCTGAAGCTGCCGGTGGCCGTCACCAAGGTGCTGCTGGCGGACCTCGTCGACTGCGGGGCGCTGACCACCAAGCCCCCCGCGTTCCACCACAACCCGACGGACCGGGCCCTTCTGGAGGCAGTGCTCGATGGACTACGACGACAGCTCTGA
- a CDS encoding roadblock/LC7 domain-containing protein, with product MASDAPTAHVSDLDWLMSGLVQRVPHTTAAVLLSCDGLVKSVHGLDPDSADHMAALASGLYSLGRSAGVRFGDGGDVRQVVVELASTLLFVTTAGSGTCLAVLAGREADAAVLGYEMAMLVKSVRPYLVTAPRQQSVESPAMRP from the coding sequence ATGGCGAGCGATGCGCCGACCGCCCATGTATCCGATCTCGACTGGCTGATGAGCGGCCTCGTGCAGCGCGTGCCGCACACGACCGCCGCGGTGCTCCTGTCCTGCGACGGGCTCGTGAAGTCCGTCCACGGCCTCGACCCGGACAGCGCCGACCACATGGCCGCCCTGGCCTCCGGCCTGTACTCCCTCGGCCGCAGCGCCGGCGTCCGCTTCGGCGACGGCGGCGACGTCCGGCAGGTCGTGGTCGAACTCGCCTCGACCCTGCTGTTCGTCACCACCGCCGGCTCCGGCACCTGCCTGGCCGTGCTCGCCGGCCGGGAGGCCGACGCGGCGGTCCTCGGCTACGAGATGGCGATGCTGGTCAAGAGCGTCCGCCCGTACCTGGTCACCGCTCCCCGCCAGCAGTCCGTCGAATCCCCGGCGATGAGGCCTTGA
- a CDS encoding ATP-binding protein, which produces MSHLRAPAARADRREGGRHGRPAARTAPALPETHIRPQLLRLAVLPPVAVALSGCAAVLFTVRSTGARPGLTLWAVLAGAVSVTLVGIVVAAVAANRAARSVHDRIGVLRRTTTRREADLRTLVETLRRGDGPPQPGPQSSPRGGPAEGADDFELLAADLTRAHDGAVTAVVHASQLSSQAGSEQKLEVFVNLARRLQSLVHREISILDELENEMEDPDLLKGLFHVDHLATRIRRHAENLAVLGGAVSRRQWSNPVSMTEVLRSAIAEVEQYSRVKLVPPIDGTLRGHAVADVIHLLAELVENATVFSAPHTQVLLRANLVTSGLAVEVEDRGLGMPLEEQARMNALLADPDQVNVARLLADGRIGLFVVSQLARRHGITVRLQTNIYGGVQAVLVVPQALLGAEAGAPGGTGQSAVGAGDAAGVVPESRAGAASTGASPAEVAASESSAVYGFPSGSGAASEALPSVPPRAPTPTRAHQQEAERASGRSPQSGRPAPLPVRGTHRERPNPAEARPGISPDDRRILAENVTAPPTPRNGTVRGTMGKPQLPRRRAQEHIAPQLRDGPTPRQDPEFLVGHDPGLMAAFQRGISLAEAQQHMETGNTEWGDTESSTHLEPPTHIEPAHRDPTPMEPVHTESLPTVDAARITEARGARDGVTASRPDHTTTRHDGSAPAG; this is translated from the coding sequence ATGTCTCACCTCCGCGCCCCGGCCGCACGCGCAGACCGCCGTGAGGGCGGGCGGCACGGGCGGCCGGCCGCCCGCACCGCACCCGCGCTGCCCGAGACCCATATACGGCCGCAGCTGCTGCGCCTCGCCGTACTGCCGCCCGTCGCCGTCGCCCTGAGCGGTTGTGCCGCCGTCCTCTTCACCGTCCGGTCGACCGGAGCGCGGCCGGGGCTGACACTGTGGGCCGTGCTCGCCGGGGCGGTCTCGGTGACCCTCGTCGGCATCGTCGTCGCCGCGGTGGCCGCCAACCGGGCCGCCCGGTCCGTGCACGACCGCATCGGCGTCCTGCGCCGCACCACCACGCGGCGCGAGGCCGACCTGCGCACCCTGGTCGAGACGCTGCGCCGTGGCGACGGACCGCCGCAGCCCGGCCCGCAGAGCAGTCCACGCGGCGGCCCCGCCGAGGGCGCCGACGACTTCGAACTCCTCGCCGCCGACCTGACCCGTGCGCACGACGGCGCCGTCACCGCCGTCGTCCACGCCTCGCAGCTCTCCAGCCAGGCGGGCAGCGAACAGAAGCTCGAGGTGTTCGTCAATCTCGCCCGGCGCCTGCAGTCGCTGGTGCACCGCGAGATCTCCATCCTCGACGAGCTCGAGAACGAGATGGAGGACCCCGACCTGCTCAAGGGGCTCTTCCACGTCGACCACCTCGCCACCCGCATCCGCCGCCACGCCGAGAACCTCGCCGTGCTCGGCGGTGCCGTCTCCCGCCGCCAGTGGAGCAACCCGGTCTCCATGACCGAGGTGCTGCGCTCGGCCATCGCCGAGGTCGAGCAGTACTCGCGGGTCAAGCTCGTCCCGCCGATCGACGGCACCCTGCGCGGACACGCCGTGGCCGACGTCATCCACCTGCTGGCCGAACTCGTCGAGAACGCCACGGTGTTCTCCGCCCCGCACACCCAGGTGCTGCTGCGCGCCAACCTCGTCACCTCCGGGCTCGCCGTCGAGGTCGAGGACCGTGGACTGGGCATGCCCCTGGAGGAGCAGGCGCGGATGAACGCCTTGCTCGCCGACCCGGACCAGGTGAACGTCGCCCGGCTCCTCGCGGACGGCCGCATCGGGTTGTTCGTCGTCTCGCAGCTGGCCCGGCGGCACGGCATCACCGTCCGCCTCCAGACCAACATCTACGGCGGAGTGCAGGCGGTGCTCGTCGTGCCGCAGGCGCTGCTCGGGGCGGAGGCGGGCGCGCCCGGGGGCACCGGGCAGTCCGCGGTCGGGGCCGGAGACGCGGCCGGGGTCGTGCCCGAGTCCCGAGCCGGAGCGGCGTCCACGGGGGCGTCCCCAGCGGAGGTGGCTGCGTCAGAGTCCTCGGCGGTGTACGGATTCCCGTCCGGGTCGGGTGCCGCGTCCGAAGCGTTGCCGTCGGTCCCGCCGAGGGCGCCCACCCCGACCCGCGCGCACCAGCAGGAGGCCGAACGGGCCTCGGGCCGAAGCCCGCAGAGCGGCCGGCCCGCGCCCCTGCCCGTGCGCGGGACCCATCGGGAGCGGCCCAACCCGGCCGAGGCGCGGCCCGGCATCAGCCCCGACGACCGGCGCATCCTCGCCGAGAACGTGACGGCTCCGCCCACCCCGCGCAACGGCACGGTGCGCGGCACCATGGGCAAGCCCCAACTGCCCCGCCGCCGTGCCCAGGAACACATCGCACCCCAGCTGCGCGACGGTCCCACGCCGCGCCAGGACCCCGAGTTCCTCGTCGGCCACGATCCCGGCCTGATGGCGGCCTTCCAGCGCGGTATCAGCCTTGCCGAGGCCCAACAGCACATGGAGACCGGGAACACGGAGTGGGGCGACACGGAGTCGTCGACACACCTGGAGCCTCCGACGCACATCGAGCCCGCACACCGGGACCCGACCCCCATGGAGCCGGTGCACACCGAGTCCCTCCCCACCGTCGACGCGGCTCGCATAACCGAGGCGCGCGGCGCACGGGACGGTGTGACCGCGTCCCGCCCCGACCACACCACCACCCGGCACGACGGGAGCGCACCCGCCGGATGA
- a CDS encoding MBL fold metallo-hydrolase, with amino-acid sequence MAGFRSLSSGLRALRPGAFGADPSGERMARIRRSPHFKDGVFQNPGGPARTRPSGSTLDFAKVFFDKETRPRRAPKGTVPVHATTLADIARPPATGLRLTWMGHSSVLAEIDGRRVLFDPVWGERCSPFPFAGPKRLHPVPLPLAALGPVDVVVISHDHYDHLDMPTIKALAGTDTLFAVPLGVGAHLEHWGVSAGRLRELDWHESTKIGGLTLTATPARHFCGRGLRNTQHTLWASWVVAGEEHRIYHSGDTGYFDGFKEIGAEHGPFDATMIQIGAYSDFWPDIHMTPDEGMRAHLDLQGGPEQGPMLPIHWATFNLATHPWADPGEGTLAAARAVGARIALPHPGEPFEPAAGNVPCEPWWRGVALAPAGGFPAGEALAGAAINTTSSAAAVAQADTLSDGGGKAGKDTEDPETLPAG; translated from the coding sequence GTGGCCGGTTTCCGTTCCCTGAGCTCCGGGCTCCGCGCGCTCCGGCCCGGGGCGTTCGGCGCGGACCCGAGCGGTGAGCGCATGGCGCGCATCCGCAGATCGCCCCACTTCAAGGACGGGGTCTTCCAGAACCCCGGAGGTCCCGCGCGGACCCGGCCCTCGGGCTCCACCCTCGACTTCGCCAAGGTCTTCTTCGACAAGGAGACCCGGCCCCGCCGTGCCCCGAAGGGCACCGTGCCGGTGCACGCCACCACCCTCGCCGACATCGCCCGGCCCCCGGCCACCGGGCTGCGGCTGACCTGGATGGGACACTCCAGCGTGCTCGCCGAGATCGACGGGCGGCGCGTGCTGTTCGACCCGGTGTGGGGCGAGCGCTGCTCCCCGTTCCCGTTCGCCGGCCCGAAGCGGCTGCACCCGGTGCCCCTGCCGCTGGCCGCGCTCGGCCCGGTCGACGTCGTGGTCATCTCGCACGACCACTACGACCACCTGGACATGCCCACCATCAAGGCCCTGGCCGGCACGGACACGCTGTTCGCCGTGCCGCTCGGCGTCGGGGCGCACCTGGAGCACTGGGGCGTGTCCGCCGGCCGGCTGCGCGAGCTGGACTGGCACGAGTCGACGAAGATCGGCGGCCTCACCCTGACCGCCACTCCCGCCCGGCACTTCTGCGGCCGGGGCCTGCGCAACACCCAGCACACCCTGTGGGCCTCCTGGGTCGTCGCCGGCGAGGAGCACCGGATCTACCACAGCGGCGACACCGGCTACTTCGACGGCTTCAAGGAGATCGGCGCCGAGCACGGGCCGTTCGACGCCACGATGATCCAGATCGGCGCGTACTCCGACTTCTGGCCCGACATCCACATGACCCCCGACGAGGGCATGCGCGCCCACCTCGACCTCCAGGGCGGACCGGAGCAGGGCCCGATGCTGCCCATCCACTGGGCCACGTTCAACCTGGCGACGCACCCTTGGGCGGATCCCGGCGAGGGGACGCTCGCGGCCGCCCGCGCCGTGGGCGCCCGGATCGCCCTGCCGCACCCCGGTGAACCCTTCGAGCCCGCGGCCGGGAACGTCCCCTGCGAGCCGTGGTGGCGTGGGGTGGCGCTCGCCCCCGCGGGGGGCTTTCCGGCCGGCGAAGCCCTCGCCGGCGCCGCGATCAACACCACATCGAGCGCAGCAGCCGTGGCCCAGGCGGATACGTTGAGTGACGGTGGCGGCAAGGCGGGCAAGGACACGGAGGACCCTGAAACGCTTCCGGCGGGCTGA
- a CDS encoding glutamate dehydrogenase: MASPLLSLTWTDHVTGRRGFLVVDRLVRGVASGGLRMRAGCTLDEVTGLARGMTMKEALHYDPGSRYVPLGGAKGGIDCDPRDPEAYSLLVRYLRAMRPHIESFWTTGEDLGLTQDLVDRAAAEAGLVSSIQAVYPLLDDEAEARRRLRDAFAVEVDGIGLDELVGGCGVAEAALTALDRAGVPHAGTRVALQGLGTMGGATARFLTRAGLTVVAVADIKGTIVNPAGLDVEALLAARDTHGTVDRSALRPGDRELPGDAWLSADTDVLVPAAVSYAIDAGNQERITARWVVEAANMPVQPEAELLLAARGVTVLPDVVVNSGTNAWWWWTLFGDIGADAEEAFAHVRRSMRSLVERMLARALADGTTPRAAAHALVADRLPVIAERFGWYR; encoded by the coding sequence ATGGCCAGCCCCCTGCTGTCCCTCACCTGGACCGACCACGTCACCGGCCGCCGGGGCTTCCTGGTCGTCGACCGGCTAGTGCGCGGTGTCGCCAGCGGCGGTCTGCGGATGCGCGCGGGCTGCACCCTGGACGAGGTCACCGGCCTGGCCCGCGGCATGACCATGAAGGAGGCCCTCCACTACGACCCCGGCAGCCGCTACGTCCCGCTCGGCGGCGCCAAGGGCGGCATCGACTGCGACCCGCGCGACCCGGAGGCCTACTCGCTGCTGGTGCGGTACCTGCGCGCCATGCGGCCGCACATCGAGAGCTTCTGGACGACCGGCGAGGACCTCGGGCTCACCCAGGACCTGGTGGACCGGGCCGCGGCCGAGGCGGGACTGGTCTCCTCCATCCAGGCCGTGTACCCGCTGCTGGACGACGAGGCCGAGGCCCGTCGGCGGCTGAGGGACGCGTTCGCGGTCGAGGTGGACGGCATCGGCCTGGACGAGCTGGTCGGCGGCTGCGGTGTCGCCGAGGCGGCACTCACGGCGCTGGACCGCGCCGGGGTGCCCCACGCGGGGACACGGGTCGCCCTCCAGGGACTGGGCACCATGGGCGGGGCCACCGCGCGCTTCCTCACCCGCGCGGGACTCACGGTCGTGGCCGTCGCCGACATCAAGGGCACCATCGTCAACCCGGCGGGGCTCGACGTCGAGGCGCTGCTCGCCGCGCGGGATACCCACGGCACCGTGGACCGATCCGCGCTGCGCCCCGGCGACCGCGAACTGCCGGGCGACGCCTGGCTCTCGGCCGACACGGACGTCCTGGTGCCCGCAGCCGTCTCGTACGCGATCGACGCAGGGAACCAGGAGCGGATCACCGCCCGCTGGGTCGTCGAGGCGGCCAACATGCCCGTACAGCCGGAGGCGGAGCTGCTGCTCGCCGCGCGCGGGGTGACCGTGCTGCCGGACGTCGTGGTCAACTCCGGGACGAACGCCTGGTGGTGGTGGACGCTGTTCGGGGACATCGGCGCCGACGCCGAGGAGGCGTTCGCGCACGTACGCCGCTCGATGCGGTCCCTGGTCGAGCGGATGCTGGCCCGCGCTCTGGCCGACGGCACCACACCGCGGGCCGCCGCCCACGCGCTCGTGGCGGACCGGTTGCCGGTCATAGCGGAACGGTTCGGCTGGTACCGCTGA
- a CDS encoding TetR/AcrR family transcriptional regulator — MTRVRLSVAERRGELLRAAVEQIEARGVAAVRIADVASALGVSNALVLYHFSTKEKLVAAAFRHAAEADLAHLRRLLGRRTSALRRLRSAVRWYAPTGQAKGWRLWIEGWSAALREPALREVTQDLDRQWKAALAEVIAEGMAAGEFHCPDPHGTALRLTALLDGLAVQLTSYPGAVPRARAQEWAEEALARELGLDPAASTRS, encoded by the coding sequence GTGACGAGAGTCCGGTTGAGCGTGGCGGAACGCCGCGGGGAGCTGCTGCGGGCCGCCGTCGAGCAGATCGAGGCCCGGGGCGTGGCGGCGGTCAGGATCGCCGACGTGGCCTCGGCGCTCGGTGTGAGCAACGCGCTGGTGCTCTACCACTTCTCGACCAAGGAGAAGCTGGTCGCCGCCGCGTTCCGGCATGCGGCCGAGGCCGACCTCGCCCATCTGCGCAGGCTGCTCGGCCGCCGTACGTCGGCACTGCGCCGACTGCGGTCGGCCGTACGGTGGTACGCCCCGACCGGCCAGGCCAAGGGTTGGCGGCTGTGGATCGAGGGCTGGTCGGCGGCGCTGCGCGAGCCCGCGCTGCGGGAGGTCACCCAGGACCTCGACCGGCAGTGGAAGGCGGCCCTCGCCGAGGTCATCGCGGAGGGCATGGCGGCCGGTGAGTTCCACTGCCCCGACCCGCACGGCACGGCCCTCCGCCTCACCGCCCTCCTCGACGGCCTGGCCGTCCAGCTGACGTCCTACCCGGGCGCGGTGCCGCGGGCACGGGCCCAGGAGTGGGCCGAGGAAGCACTGGCCCGCGAACTGGGCCTGGATCCGGCGGCCTCGACCCGGTCCTGA
- a CDS encoding helix-turn-helix domain-containing protein, with the protein MPGGRLTQQERQQIAQGLGDGLAYAEIARRLDRPTSTVTREVMRNGGPTAYRADLAHRATERRIHRRRQAAPRRAQAPAPVDGRDVEAVREYEEMFTTLLMRQGLPKMMSRVLTCLYTTDAGSLTASELVQHLRISPASVSKAVAFLESQGLIRRERGEGRRERYAVDDDVFYQSMIASARSSAQLAAAARQGVGVLGPDTPAATRLENIARFVDFVAESLVRAAEQAREVLHTKPETTSGTADRG; encoded by the coding sequence ATGCCGGGAGGCAGGCTCACCCAGCAGGAGCGTCAGCAGATCGCGCAGGGGCTGGGCGATGGCCTCGCCTACGCGGAGATCGCCCGACGGCTCGACCGTCCGACCTCGACGGTCACGCGTGAGGTGATGCGCAACGGCGGCCCCACCGCCTACCGCGCCGACCTGGCTCACCGTGCCACCGAACGCCGGATCCACCGGCGGAGGCAGGCCGCGCCCCGGCGGGCGCAGGCGCCCGCGCCGGTCGACGGGCGCGATGTCGAGGCCGTGCGCGAGTACGAGGAGATGTTCACCACCCTCCTCATGCGGCAGGGCCTGCCCAAGATGATGTCCCGGGTGCTGACGTGCCTCTACACCACCGACGCGGGCAGCCTCACCGCGTCCGAACTCGTCCAGCACCTCCGGATCAGCCCGGCGTCCGTGTCCAAGGCGGTCGCGTTCCTGGAGAGCCAGGGCCTCATCCGCCGGGAGCGCGGGGAGGGCCGCCGCGAGCGGTACGCCGTCGACGACGACGTCTTCTACCAGTCGATGATCGCCAGTGCCCGGTCCAGTGCCCAACTGGCCGCGGCCGCACGGCAGGGCGTCGGCGTCCTCGGTCCCGACACCCCGGCCGCCACCCGCCTCGAGAACATCGCCCGCTTCGTCGACTTCGTCGCCGAGAGCCTCGTCCGTGCCGCGGAGCAGGCCCGCGAGGTCCTCCACACCAAACCCGAAACGACCTCGGGCACCGCCGATCGCGGATAG
- a CDS encoding SGNH/GDSL hydrolase family protein — protein sequence MIGSYVAVGDSFTEGVGDPGPDGAFVGWADRFAVLLADRRPEGDFQYTNLAVRGKLLDQIVADQVPRAVEMAPDLVSFCAGGNDILRPGTDPDEVAERFERALVRLTAVAGTVMVTTGFDTRGMPVLKHLRGKIATYNGHVRAIADRYGCPVLDLWSLRSVQDRRAWDADRLHLSPEGHTRVALRAGQVLGLEVPADPEQPWPPLPARGPLEVRRDDVHWAREFLVPWIGRRLRGESSGDHVTAKGALSPEDIRMRIAAVA from the coding sequence GTGATCGGGTCGTACGTGGCGGTGGGGGACAGCTTCACCGAGGGCGTCGGTGATCCCGGCCCCGACGGGGCGTTCGTCGGCTGGGCCGACCGGTTCGCCGTCCTGCTCGCCGACCGCCGGCCCGAAGGCGACTTCCAGTACACCAACCTCGCCGTGCGCGGGAAGCTCCTCGACCAGATCGTGGCGGACCAGGTTCCGCGGGCTGTCGAAATGGCCCCGGACCTCGTCTCGTTCTGCGCCGGGGGCAACGACATCCTCCGGCCCGGCACCGACCCGGACGAGGTGGCCGAGCGCTTCGAGCGGGCCCTCGTGCGGCTCACCGCCGTGGCCGGCACCGTGATGGTGACGACCGGGTTCGACACCCGGGGGATGCCCGTGCTCAAGCACCTGCGGGGCAAGATCGCGACGTACAACGGGCATGTCCGGGCCATCGCCGACCGGTACGGCTGCCCGGTGCTCGACCTGTGGTCCCTGCGCAGTGTCCAGGACCGCAGGGCCTGGGACGCCGACCGGCTGCACCTGTCGCCCGAGGGGCACACGCGGGTGGCGCTCCGCGCGGGGCAGGTGCTCGGGCTGGAGGTCCCGGCGGACCCGGAGCAGCCGTGGCCGCCGTTGCCGGCGCGGGGGCCGCTTGAGGTTCGGCGGGACGATGTGCACTGGGCGCGGGAGTTTCTGGTCCCGTGGATCGGGCGGCGGCTGCGTGGGGAGTCGTCGGGGGACCATGTGACGGCGAAGGGTGCGCTCTCGCCGGAGGACATCAGGATGCGGATCGCTGCGGTGGCGTGA
- a CDS encoding DUF6250 domain-containing protein, with translation MPTTRRAFGALTAGAALAALAPTGAAYAAPRRRRLIAHDDFCHGLGQWATELQDGGTVTASRGVLEIDVPSGATVWFRRRLEGPYVLEYTATPVSEGGANDRVSDLNNFWNATDVRSPDDLFATPRGGALAEYDHLTTYYAGYGANHNTTTRLRRYVGEPGVRPLVYDYTEPLLVPGEPNRVRIVSDGSTVRWWNNGRLVFDYSDPEPYTTGHFGFRTVWSHFRIAGFRVWESRARD, from the coding sequence GTGCCGACCACCCGCAGGGCGTTCGGAGCCCTGACCGCCGGAGCCGCCCTGGCGGCGCTCGCCCCGACGGGGGCCGCGTACGCCGCCCCCCGGCGCCGCCGTCTCATCGCCCACGACGACTTCTGCCACGGCCTCGGCCAGTGGGCCACCGAACTCCAGGACGGCGGGACGGTCACCGCCTCCCGTGGCGTCCTTGAGATCGACGTACCGAGCGGCGCGACCGTCTGGTTCAGACGGCGGCTCGAAGGCCCGTACGTCCTGGAGTACACCGCGACGCCTGTGTCGGAGGGCGGGGCCAACGACCGCGTCTCGGACCTCAACAACTTCTGGAACGCGACCGACGTCCGCTCCCCGGACGATCTCTTCGCCACCCCGCGTGGTGGGGCGCTGGCGGAGTACGACCACCTGACGACGTACTACGCCGGTTACGGGGCGAACCACAACACCACGACCCGGCTGCGGCGGTATGTCGGCGAGCCCGGTGTCCGGCCCCTGGTCTACGACTACACCGAGCCGCTGCTGGTGCCGGGTGAGCCGAACCGGGTGCGGATCGTCTCCGACGGTTCGACGGTGCGGTGGTGGAACAACGGGAGGCTCGTGTTCGACTACAGCGATCCGGAGCCGTACACCACTGGGCACTTCGGCTTCCGGACCGTGTGGAGCCACTTCCGGATCGCAGGGTTCCGGGTCTGGGAGTCGCGGGCTCGGGATTGA
- a CDS encoding M23 family metallopeptidase has protein sequence MPAKGKHRRPKNQRFTRSIAIAGTGGAALALPLMGAAGAHAATPQSAPEKAVQSAPAAEKKAAEKATGVRTYTVRAGDYLAKIADEQNVDGGWKKLYADNRDAVGDDPSLIHPGLKLSIGKKAAASESKSSAPAKPSASKSSASESSSKPAAAKPAAAASSGFTLPVEGATVGTPYHMSGSMWSSGYHTGVDFVVPTGTSLKAVGAGTVVSAGWGGAYGNQVVIKLNDGFYAQYAHLSQLSVSAGQTVTAGQQIGLSGATGNVTGPHLHFEIRTTPDYGSDVDPVAYLRSHGVSVG, from the coding sequence ATGCCCGCGAAGGGTAAGCACCGCCGCCCGAAGAACCAGCGTTTCACCCGCTCCATCGCCATCGCCGGAACCGGCGGGGCCGCTCTCGCTCTTCCGCTCATGGGAGCCGCCGGCGCCCACGCCGCCACTCCGCAGTCGGCTCCGGAAAAGGCCGTCCAGTCCGCTCCGGCCGCCGAGAAGAAGGCCGCCGAAAAGGCCACGGGCGTTCGCACGTACACCGTGCGGGCCGGTGACTATCTGGCGAAGATCGCCGACGAGCAGAACGTCGACGGCGGCTGGAAGAAGCTCTACGCGGACAACCGTGACGCCGTCGGCGACGACCCGTCGCTGATCCACCCGGGCCTGAAGCTGTCGATCGGCAAGAAGGCGGCGGCGAGCGAGTCCAAGTCCTCGGCCCCGGCGAAGCCCTCGGCGTCCAAGTCCTCCGCCTCCGAGTCGTCCTCGAAGCCGGCCGCCGCCAAGCCGGCCGCCGCGGCCTCCAGCGGCTTCACCCTCCCGGTGGAGGGCGCCACCGTCGGCACCCCCTACCACATGTCCGGCAGCATGTGGTCCAGCGGCTACCACACCGGTGTCGACTTCGTCGTCCCGACCGGCACCTCGCTCAAGGCCGTCGGCGCGGGCACGGTCGTCTCCGCCGGCTGGGGCGGCGCGTACGGCAACCAGGTCGTCATCAAGCTGAACGACGGCTTCTACGCGCAGTACGCCCACCTGTCCCAGCTCTCCGTCTCGGCCGGCCAGACCGTGACCGCCGGGCAGCAGATAGGCCTGTCCGGTGCCACCGGCAACGTGACCGGACCGCACCTGCACTTCGAGATCCGCACCACGCCGGACTACGGCTCGGACGTGGACCCGGTCGCCTACCTGCGCTCGCACGGCGTCTCCGTCGGCTGA